From the Desulfovibrio sp. JY genome, one window contains:
- a CDS encoding DUF485 domain-containing protein — MHTPTADPTRDNRFSALVRKRWSVSLTLTAIMLAIYYGFIAILAFRPDLFAARVGAHMTVGIPVGLGVIIVSWLLTGIYVRWANDDYDTDVESLKHAMRENRE; from the coding sequence ATGCACACACCAACGGCCGACCCCACACGCGACAACCGGTTTTCCGCCCTGGTGCGCAAGCGTTGGAGCGTTTCGCTCACGCTTACCGCGATCATGCTCGCGATCTACTATGGTTTCATCGCCATCCTGGCCTTCCGTCCCGATCTCTTTGCCGCCCGTGTCGGCGCGCATATGACTGTCGGCATTCCGGTCGGCCTCGGCGTCATTATCGTCTCCTGGCTTTTGACCGGCATTTACGTGCGCTGGGCCAACGACGATTACGACACGGACGTGGAAAGCCTCAAACACGCCATGCGGGAGAACCGGGAATGA